GCGAGGACGTGCAGGAGGTCGCCCGCATCATCGCCGAGCGCGAGGGCGACACATTTTTGCACATGCCGAAGGACGAGGCCGTGCGCGCGCTGGGTCGGCTGGGCATCGAAGAAGTGATGGCCAACATCAAGCGCACGTTGGCCCGGCTCAACATCCACTACGACAACTTCTTCAGCGAGAAGAGCCTGTGGACGAGTGGGCTGGGCTACGAGATGATCGAGCGCCTGCGCGCCAAGGGCCTGGTGATCGAGCATGAAGGCGCGCTGTGGTTCAGCGAGGACGGCTCACCCATCCGCAGCGGCCAGGGCCAGCGCCGCACCGATGAGGAATACGCCGCGGACAAAGATGAGGGCGGCCAGGCGCTGCCGGTGCAGGCCGTGCTGATCCGCTCGCCGAAGGTGATCAGCGATCCCGAGGAGCGGCCGACCTACTTCGCCAGCGACATCCCCTACATGTGGCACAAGGTCATGCTCCGCGGCTTCAACCCGGCCATCTACGTGTGGGGCGAGGATCACCAGGCCGACGTGCCGCGATTGTATGCCGCCGCGCGCGCCATCGGGCTGCCGGAGGGCGCCATCCGCATCTTGATCTACCGGTTCATCACCTTGATGCGCAGTGGCCAGGAAGTGCGCATGGGCAAGCGCAAGGGCAACGCGCTGTTGATTGACGACGTCGTCAATGAGATCGGCGCGGACGCCTTTCGTTACATCATGCTCTCGCGCAGCGTGGACACCAAGTTCACCTTCGACCTGGACGTGTTGAAGGAGCAGAACGAGAAGAACCCGGTCTACTACGTGCAATACGGCCACGCCCGCATCTGCTCCATCGAGCGCAAGGCCATCGAGGAGCATTGGGGATTGGAGATCGGAGACAGGGAAGCGAATCTATCTCCTATCTCTAACCTCTACGAACATCCCGCCGAATTGGCGCTCATCCGCAAGCTGCTGCAGTTGCCGGAGGTCGTCGAGCTGGTGGCCACGACGCTACAGCCGCATCACTACACGACCTACGCTCGCGAGGTGACGCAGGCCTTCAGCAAGTTCTACGAGGAGTGCCGGATCAAAGGCAGCCCGCCGGATGTGGCCCGCGCGCGGATGAACCTGGCGCGCGCGGCGAGGCTGACGCTGGCGAAGACGCTGAAGCTAATGGGCATGAGCGCGCCAGAGCGGATGTAGGAGACGCTTTCATGTATTTCATTTACGTTGATGAAAGCGGCACAGGATTAGCCGATAGGCGCACATCAATTTTCACGCTAGGGGCCATACTTGTAGCCGATAGAGATTTGGAAGTCCTCGACAGAGAAGTCCAAGCTCTCAAACGAAGGATCATCCCCTACGCAAAGCCCGAAGACTGGGAGATCAAAGCTCGCGACATCCGGCACGGGGAGAAACTGATCAAGGGGATGAATTGGGAAGAACGCAAATCTATCTTTCGGCAAATCACTGACTTGATAGTCCGTCTAAAACTTCCGTTATGGGTGGTGCAAGTAGACAAGCGAGACCTGCCAGAATTCGTGGAGACCGACACAGATTTGTATAGGCTCGCATTCACCAAGCTCCTTTCTCTTCTTCAAGTCGAACTAGGCTTGCGTGAGGAAATTGGAACGGTGATACTGGACGCTCGGTCAGATTTGCATTCCAGTGTGCAAGACCGACGATTAATAGATGCTTTTTGCGATTGGAGGTTATCTCAAGAAGGAAAGGTTCGCTTAGTAAGCTTGCCGCTATTCGGTTTCTCCGCGTTTTATCCCGGGCTCCAGCTGGCCGACTTCGTGAGCTACATTGCCGCTTCTGCCGCAAATGAACGACGTCGGCCAGAACGCGATTCGATCACCTCCGAATGCTATCGTAAGCTCGAGAAATTGCTCAGCTATGGAAGTATTCCAAGTACGCGACAGCGCTAGGCGCTCACCATTTCAGGCGAGCTATTGATCCCCGTGCAGCCCGGGGCACCCCGATTGAAATTATAGGCCAAGAATTCTTTTGAGTCGAGCAATTCAGCGTTAAGCTGCAGGAATTCGAACTAGCGCTAAAAGTGACCATCATGGGCATCAAACCTGATCACTGGATCCGCCGCATGGCGCTCGAGCATCGCATGATCGAGCCGTTCGTCGAAAACTCCATCCGGCAAGGCGTGGTGAGCTATGGGCTATCGTCCTACGGCTACGACATTCGCGTGAGCGACGAGTTCAAGATCTTCACCAACGTCAACTCGGCCATCGTGGATCCGAAGAACTTCGTGTCGCAGTCGTTCGTAGACTTCAAGGGCGACGTGTGCATCATCCCGCCCAACTCGTTCGTGCTCAGCCGGACGGTGGAGTACTTCCGCATCCCGCGCGAGGTGCTCGTCGTGTGCTTAGGCAAGAGCACCTACGCCCGCTGTGGCCTGATCGTCAACGTCACGCCGCTGGAGCCGGAATGGGAAGGCTACCTGACGCTGGAGATCAGCAACACCACACCGCTGCCGGCCAAGGTCTACGCCAACGAAGGCATCGCCCAGCTCATCTTCCTGACCGGCGATGGCACATGCGAGCAAAGCTACCGCGACAAGAAGGGCAAGTATCAGGGCCAGACCGGCGTCACACTGCCGCGCATCGAGCGGAGCGACCGCTGAGCGCGCGAAGCGCCGGGCGGGTGGCACTTCGGCTCATTGCTCGCGCGAACAGCGGCTGCAACCGGTCGAGGTTCACTTCCTCGAACGAGTGGACGACGAGGTCAGCTTCACCCAGCGGCAGATGCTGCGTGACGGCGTTGGCAACGGCGACGACGAACAGGCCGGCGGCCTTCGCCGCGCGCACGCCGTTCAGCGAATCCTCGAAGGCGATTGTCTCCTGCGCAGATGCGCCGAGCGCCTCGAGCGCAGCCAGGTATAGATCGGGGTGCGGCTTGCTGCGACCGGGCAGCACATCGTCGCGGCACAAGATGGCATCGAAGGCGTCGAGCAGGCCGTAGCGCGCCAGGTGCGCGTCCACCCAGCGATGATCGGAGCTGGAAGCGACCGCCAACTTCAGGCCGCGCCGGCGCGCCTCGTGCAGCAGGCCTTCCACACCGTCGCGCAGCCCCATCTCCAGCAGCACGTCGTGGTGCAGCGCCTTCAAGCGCGCCTGGATGGCTGCACGGTCGAGCGGCCGGCCCAGCTTGCGTTCCAGATCCGTGTAGGGATCGAAGGCATACCAAGTGCCGACGCCCTCCAGCCACTCCGCCAGCGTCAAGGATGCGCCATGCTCACGATAGATTTGCTGCCAGGCGTGATACTCCGGTGTTTCGGTGTCGAGCAACGTGCCATCGA
The window above is part of the Candidatus Roseilinea sp. genome. Proteins encoded here:
- the dcd gene encoding dCTP deaminase — encoded protein: MGIKPDHWIRRMALEHRMIEPFVENSIRQGVVSYGLSSYGYDIRVSDEFKIFTNVNSAIVDPKNFVSQSFVDFKGDVCIIPPNSFVLSRTVEYFRIPREVLVVCLGKSTYARCGLIVNVTPLEPEWEGYLTLEISNTTPLPAKVYANEGIAQLIFLTGDGTCEQSYRDKKGKYQGQTGVTLPRIERSDR
- a CDS encoding arginine--tRNA ligase, with the translated sequence MIRDYLSKCVADAIAKAQQVGELPDFPTPTITVEHPRQPEMGDYATNVAMQLARVAKMPPPKIAEIIRRHLSPLGAGIFEVEVANSFINFRLTPAYLSQQVDVILERGEHWGEVDLGRGCKAQVEHGSANPTGYATIGTGRNVVVGDTLANTLEAAGYQVHREWYINDAGSQVRVFGASVYARYAQALGIDEPMPDRGYQGEDVQEVARIIAEREGDTFLHMPKDEAVRALGRLGIEEVMANIKRTLARLNIHYDNFFSEKSLWTSGLGYEMIERLRAKGLVIEHEGALWFSEDGSPIRSGQGQRRTDEEYAADKDEGGQALPVQAVLIRSPKVISDPEERPTYFASDIPYMWHKVMLRGFNPAIYVWGEDHQADVPRLYAAARAIGLPEGAIRILIYRFITLMRSGQEVRMGKRKGNALLIDDVVNEIGADAFRYIMLSRSVDTKFTFDLDVLKEQNEKNPVYYVQYGHARICSIERKAIEEHWGLEIGDREANLSPISNLYEHPAELALIRKLLQLPEVVELVATTLQPHHYTTYAREVTQAFSKFYEECRIKGSPPDVARARMNLARAARLTLAKTLKLMGMSAPERM